In the Chryseobacterium sp. MYb264 genome, one interval contains:
- the bshB1 gene encoding bacillithiol biosynthesis deacetylase BshB1, translating into MKTDILAFGAHPDDVELGCGGTIAKLVSEGKICAIVDLTRGELGTRGTDETRRLEAADSAKILGVAARENLAMKDGFLENSEEYQMRIVKMVRKYRPEIVLANAIDDRHPDHAKGAKLVSDACFLSGLRKIETVLDGENQEVWRPKHIFHYIQWKDIKPEFVIDISNHLDKKIEACMAFKTQFYDPTSKEPETPITSKDFYESLTYRAQDLGRLSGVTYAEGFTSEKLISLKNFDGIVW; encoded by the coding sequence ATGAAAACAGATATACTCGCTTTCGGTGCTCATCCGGATGATGTGGAATTAGGATGCGGAGGAACAATTGCGAAATTAGTTTCAGAAGGAAAGATTTGCGCCATTGTAGATCTTACAAGGGGAGAATTGGGAACCAGAGGTACAGATGAAACCAGAAGACTAGAAGCTGCAGATTCTGCAAAGATCTTAGGAGTGGCTGCCAGAGAGAATTTGGCGATGAAGGATGGCTTTTTGGAAAACTCAGAAGAATATCAAATGAGGATCGTAAAAATGGTCCGTAAATATAGGCCAGAAATCGTCTTAGCGAATGCAATTGATGATAGGCATCCAGATCATGCAAAAGGAGCGAAATTAGTGTCGGATGCGTGCTTTTTATCCGGACTGAGAAAGATTGAAACGGTTTTAGACGGAGAAAATCAGGAAGTGTGGAGACCGAAGCATATTTTCCATTATATTCAGTGGAAAGATATCAAACCAGAATTCGTAATCGACATCTCAAATCACTTGGATAAAAAAATTGAAGCGTGCATGGCTTTCAAAACTCAGTTTTATGACCCAACTTCTAAGGAACCGGAAACGCCAATTACGTCAAAAGACTTTTATGAGAGCTTAACGTACCGAGCGCAGGATTTAGGGCGGTTATCGGGAGTGACTTATGCTGAGGGGTTTACGTCTGAAAAGTTAATTTCTTTGAAAAATTTTGATGGAATAGTTTGGTAA
- a CDS encoding tetratricopeptide repeat protein, which produces MKDIMNMNVKKIAFGAAVVFFANFASAQTLQDGINSIDSDKFAQAKTNFTNMIATAPTAENYFYLGNTFLKQGEPDFASATENFNKGIAADGKSYLNKIGLAAVKLGKGDKSAVAEIQKIVTDSREKDAEVLFRAAEALTLFENNNAPDLAIQFLNKAIERASRKEVPAYYYYTLGDAYRLKRIPGDAMTAYDKALPLAKNKASVYTRIGTLWMAAQQWQQAKTSIEKAIATDATYAPAYKALAAYDIKYQQNAKATQDLINYTKYADEDPYTQLEIAKLYFTNEDFANSKTVLDKIFDKVQDPIKFKLRAYQLYAEGKYSEAKQAMDTFVSQAEKSRVQPADQGLQGLIAAGLAKTETDAAKKSALTTESQQKIAIAKAAKDETMKWDLELANISGGGAVSQSSVDAGPTNPTIEGLKQKVAANAQDSDSLFKLATAYQDAKNWNGAILTWQKMIALLPDWAPAYYSQGYSYQQAGNNDAAKIAYEKFISTVKPADQEANKQTLAYAYFAVAYMSKDSDVAKTKDYLAKSLQLDPTYQDAVKLNAEINK; this is translated from the coding sequence ATGAAAGATATAATGAATATGAATGTAAAGAAGATTGCTTTTGGAGCAGCCGTGGTATTTTTTGCCAACTTTGCCTCTGCGCAAACGTTACAAGATGGTATTAACAGCATTGACAGCGACAAGTTTGCTCAAGCAAAAACTAATTTTACTAACATGATTGCTACAGCTCCTACAGCTGAAAACTATTTCTACTTAGGTAATACGTTTTTAAAGCAAGGAGAACCTGATTTTGCTTCGGCTACTGAAAACTTTAACAAAGGTATTGCTGCAGACGGTAAAAGCTACCTAAACAAAATTGGTTTGGCAGCTGTAAAACTAGGAAAAGGTGATAAATCTGCTGTTGCTGAAATTCAGAAGATTGTAACTGACTCAAGAGAGAAAGATGCGGAAGTGCTTTTCAGAGCGGCAGAAGCATTAACTTTATTTGAAAATAATAACGCTCCGGATCTTGCTATTCAGTTTCTGAATAAAGCAATTGAAAGAGCATCTAGAAAAGAAGTTCCTGCATATTATTATTATACCTTAGGAGATGCTTACAGATTGAAGAGAATTCCTGGTGATGCAATGACGGCTTATGACAAGGCGTTACCTTTAGCTAAAAACAAAGCTTCTGTTTATACAAGAATCGGTACTTTGTGGATGGCTGCCCAACAGTGGCAACAGGCTAAAACAAGTATAGAAAAAGCAATCGCTACAGATGCTACTTATGCACCCGCTTATAAAGCATTAGCTGCTTATGATATCAAATATCAGCAAAATGCCAAGGCGACTCAGGATTTGATCAACTATACAAAATATGCTGACGAAGATCCGTACACGCAGTTAGAAATTGCTAAATTATATTTCACAAACGAAGATTTCGCTAATTCTAAAACGGTTTTAGATAAGATCTTTGATAAAGTACAAGATCCGATTAAGTTCAAATTAAGAGCTTATCAATTATATGCCGAAGGAAAATATTCTGAAGCAAAACAAGCTATGGATACTTTCGTATCTCAGGCAGAAAAGTCAAGAGTTCAACCTGCTGACCAAGGTTTACAAGGTCTAATTGCTGCTGGTTTGGCTAAAACTGAAACTGATGCTGCTAAAAAATCTGCTTTAACAACAGAATCTCAACAAAAGATTGCTATTGCTAAAGCTGCGAAAGACGAAACAATGAAATGGGATCTGGAATTGGCAAATATCTCTGGAGGTGGTGCTGTTTCTCAGTCTTCTGTTGATGCAGGACCTACAAACCCTACTATTGAAGGATTGAAGCAAAAAGTTGCTGCTAATGCACAGGATTCAGATTCTTTATTCAAGTTAGCAACAGCTTATCAGGATGCTAAAAACTGGAACGGAGCTATCCTTACATGGCAGAAAATGATCGCTCTTTTACCAGACTGGGCGCCTGCATATTATAGCCAAGGATATTCTTACCAACAAGCGGGTAACAATGATGCAGCTAAAATTGCTTACGAAAAATTCATCAGCACAGTAAAACCTGCTGATCAGGAAGCAAACAAGCAGACTTTAGCTTATGCTTACTTCGCAGTAGCTTATATGAGCAAAGACTCTGATGTAGCTAAAACAAAAGATTATCTTGCTAAATCTTTACAGTTAGATCCAACATATCAGGATGCTGTAAAATTAAACGCAGAGATCAACAAGTAA
- a CDS encoding PstS family phosphate ABC transporter substrate-binding protein yields MKNSVKLIMLLFISIIVINCKQEDKSPSYHKGDLTILTDESFKSVTEALAEGYMINYPETKIKVVTKKEDLGFLDLLQDKARIAVMSKELNPEEIKAYEEQVDLKFLPAKFAADAVIFIVPKNSPKNSITMDEIKNGLASESKEFIFDGANSSNLNFVAQKLKKEPKDLKFSVLPGSKNIIEELNKFPGKIGVIGLNTFSRPYDKTSEQLRDLVKILPVENKGVLYNPDSFALREMKYPFTRVLYFLTNEGNFNIANGFIRYSCTQLGQMIVQKEGLQPYNIYRREVQMR; encoded by the coding sequence ATGAAAAATAGTGTTAAACTGATAATGCTGCTTTTCATTAGTATAATTGTTATTAATTGCAAGCAGGAAGACAAATCTCCGTCTTATCATAAAGGTGATTTAACTATTCTTACAGATGAATCTTTTAAAAGTGTAACTGAAGCATTAGCAGAGGGTTATATGATTAATTATCCTGAGACGAAAATAAAGGTCGTAACAAAGAAAGAAGATCTAGGTTTTCTTGATCTTTTGCAGGATAAAGCAAGAATTGCTGTGATGTCTAAAGAACTTAATCCTGAGGAAATCAAAGCGTATGAAGAACAGGTAGATCTGAAGTTTTTACCCGCGAAATTTGCTGCTGATGCGGTGATTTTTATTGTTCCTAAAAATTCTCCGAAGAATTCTATTACGATGGATGAAATTAAGAATGGGTTGGCATCGGAAAGTAAAGAATTTATCTTTGATGGAGCGAATTCCAGTAATTTGAATTTCGTTGCTCAAAAACTTAAAAAGGAACCGAAAGATTTGAAATTCTCAGTCCTTCCGGGAAGTAAAAATATCATTGAAGAATTAAATAAATTCCCTGGAAAAATAGGAGTTATTGGTTTAAATACTTTTAGCAGACCTTATGATAAAACTTCAGAACAGCTGAGAGATTTAGTTAAAATTTTACCGGTTGAAAATAAGGGAGTTTTATATAATCCAGATTCCTTTGCGCTTAGAGAAATGAAATATCCGTTTACGCGTGTTTTATATTTTTTAACAAATGAAGGAAACTTTAACATCGCCAACGGATTTATAAGATATTCATGTACTCAATTGGGGCAAATGATTGTACAGAAGGAAGGTTTGCAGCCTTACAATATTTATAGAAGAGAAGTGCAAATGCGTTAA
- a CDS encoding energy transducer TonB, which produces MADENVYNSNLTLDEIVFENRNKEYGAYDLRSQYPRLLTKSFIVGTALFLVAALSPFIYLTIKRLTEPPKQEVKADLVEILQEDKIIEQPKEEEPPPPPPPPKEEEKIEVIQNVVPEPVKAPKIETPPPPISKQLETTTGLVAQEGVKAPAYTPPPPPPSTGTKASTAEVKPQVSDTQVYTEVEQTAEFPGGINSFRNKVASNFDGSAMNGDEGTVKTEITFVVERDGSITDVKASGGNSDFNSEAIRTIKSIKNKWTPAKINGQSVRYRFRLPLTMNFEG; this is translated from the coding sequence ATGGCAGATGAAAATGTATACAATTCTAATCTAACTTTAGATGAGATTGTATTTGAAAATAGAAACAAGGAATATGGTGCATACGATCTTAGATCTCAGTATCCTAGATTACTGACGAAATCTTTCATCGTTGGAACAGCATTATTCCTAGTTGCGGCTTTGTCTCCTTTTATTTATCTTACCATTAAGAGACTTACTGAACCACCTAAGCAAGAAGTGAAGGCTGATTTGGTAGAAATTCTTCAGGAAGATAAAATTATTGAGCAGCCAAAAGAAGAAGAACCACCTCCACCACCTCCACCTCCAAAAGAGGAAGAGAAAATTGAGGTTATTCAGAACGTGGTTCCTGAGCCTGTAAAAGCTCCGAAAATTGAGACTCCACCGCCACCAATTTCTAAGCAGTTAGAAACTACAACTGGTTTGGTAGCTCAGGAAGGTGTAAAAGCTCCGGCTTATACTCCACCACCACCACCACCATCTACAGGTACTAAAGCTTCAACAGCTGAAGTTAAACCTCAGGTGAGTGATACTCAGGTATATACGGAGGTAGAGCAGACTGCAGAATTCCCTGGAGGTATTAACTCTTTCAGAAACAAGGTTGCAAGCAACTTCGACGGATCTGCGATGAATGGTGACGAGGGTACGGTAAAAACAGAAATCACTTTCGTAGTTGAAAGAGATGGAAGTATTACTGATGTGAAGGCTAGCGGAGGAAACTCTGACTTCAACTCGGAAGCTATCAGAACTATTAAGTCTATTAAAAATAAATGGACTCCTGCAAAAATCAATGGTCAATCTGTTCGTTACCGATTCAGATTACCTTTAACGATGAATTTTGAAGGATAA
- a CDS encoding ExbD/TolR family protein gives MAEVQVQEKGGKGGKVRSKKQNTRVDMTPMVDLGFLLITFFMFTTTFSKPNVMDLGLPAKPKDEKQKPPPTEIKLSNSISLLLGKDNRIFWHQQDNTSLTDQNLNETNFDREGIRKVIEQAKANAADKTKFTVIIKPTDDAVYKNFVDILDEMAITKSEQYGVTDLKPWELAIYNKKVGNSGAPAAPAAK, from the coding sequence ATGGCAGAAGTACAAGTACAGGAAAAAGGCGGGAAAGGCGGCAAGGTTAGATCCAAGAAGCAGAATACCCGCGTAGATATGACTCCGATGGTGGACTTAGGGTTTCTTTTGATTACCTTCTTTATGTTTACAACAACATTCTCTAAACCGAATGTAATGGATTTGGGTCTTCCGGCAAAACCGAAAGATGAAAAACAAAAACCACCTCCAACAGAAATTAAACTTTCTAACTCTATCTCTTTATTATTAGGTAAAGACAACAGAATTTTCTGGCACCAACAGGATAATACGTCTTTAACAGATCAGAACCTGAATGAAACTAACTTCGATAGAGAAGGGATTAGAAAAGTAATTGAGCAGGCAAAAGCAAACGCGGCTGATAAAACTAAGTTTACTGTTATTATCAAACCGACTGACGATGCTGTATATAAAAACTTTGTAGATATTCTTGACGAAATGGCTATTACAAAGAGTGAACAGTACGGTGTTACCGACTTGAAGCCTTGGGAATTAGCTATTTATAACAAGAAGGTTGGTAATTCAGGAGCTCCTGCTGCACCAGCTGCAAAGTAA
- a CDS encoding ExbD/TolR family protein, with protein sequence MARVKPKRHGVVTDMTAMCDVAFLLLTFFILTTQFKKPDVEQIKPPSSISEKLLPDASLMTINATPDGKFYFQPVENASERIQLLDNMGKKYGITFDNNEKASFQKVQAIGVPMNQLKSYLDLSDEEQKNFKSPTGIPMDSTNKQLVDWVQQSLSVNPDYKLAIKGDVTTEYPKVKSLFEGLRDIDFLKFWLITSQEGKP encoded by the coding sequence ATGGCGAGAGTCAAACCAAAAAGACATGGAGTAGTGACGGATATGACGGCAATGTGTGACGTTGCGTTCCTACTACTTACGTTCTTTATCTTGACCACTCAGTTTAAAAAACCTGACGTGGAGCAGATTAAACCGCCATCTTCAATATCAGAGAAGTTACTTCCTGATGCAAGTTTGATGACTATCAACGCTACGCCGGACGGAAAATTTTATTTCCAGCCCGTAGAAAATGCATCTGAGAGAATTCAGCTTTTAGACAATATGGGTAAAAAGTATGGGATTACTTTTGACAATAACGAAAAAGCTTCATTCCAGAAAGTACAAGCTATCGGCGTTCCTATGAACCAGCTGAAAAGCTATCTTGATTTGTCAGATGAAGAGCAGAAAAATTTTAAGAGTCCTACAGGGATTCCTATGGATAGTACAAATAAGCAGTTAGTGGACTGGGTACAGCAAAGTTTAAGCGTAAATCCTGATTACAAATTAGCAATCAAGGGTGACGTTACTACTGAGTATCCGAAAGTTAAAAGCCTATTTGAGGGTTTAAGAGATATCGATTTTCTTAAATTTTGGTTGATTACATCACAAGAAGGTAAACCTTAA
- a CDS encoding MotA/TolQ/ExbB proton channel family protein has protein sequence MEMNVSKNDEQVVARKAGGLNPAVIIPILFLIGIAIYLFVLGNPGNFKDAEKLGGGSVAFSSVEGKDIHPESFLGIIYKGGVIVPILITFMITVIVFSFERYFVLGKAAGKGNLDNFVVQVRSLLNNNKIDEALEECDRQQGSVGNVVREGLTTYKALSHDTTLNKEQKMVALNKAIEEATTLEMPMLEKNMMILSTLGTVATLIALLGTVIGMIKAFFALGSGGGTPDAAALSTGISEALINTALGIGTSAIAIILYNYFTSRIDGLTYKIDEIAMSIQQSFAEFN, from the coding sequence ATGGAAATGAATGTTTCAAAAAATGATGAGCAAGTAGTTGCTAGAAAAGCAGGAGGTCTTAATCCAGCTGTTATTATTCCTATTCTATTTTTAATAGGGATTGCTATTTATTTATTCGTTCTTGGTAACCCAGGAAATTTCAAGGATGCAGAAAAACTAGGCGGTGGTTCTGTTGCTTTCTCAAGTGTTGAAGGAAAAGACATTCACCCAGAGTCGTTTTTAGGTATTATTTACAAAGGAGGGGTTATCGTACCAATCTTGATTACTTTCATGATTACTGTAATCGTTTTCTCTTTTGAAAGATATTTCGTGTTAGGTAAAGCAGCAGGAAAAGGAAACCTAGATAACTTCGTAGTACAGGTAAGAAGCTTGTTGAACAACAACAAAATCGACGAAGCTTTAGAAGAGTGTGACAGACAACAAGGTTCTGTAGGTAACGTAGTAAGAGAAGGTCTTACAACTTACAAAGCTCTTTCTCATGATACTACTTTAAATAAAGAGCAGAAAATGGTAGCTCTTAACAAAGCGATCGAAGAGGCTACAACTCTTGAGATGCCAATGCTAGAAAAGAACATGATGATTCTTTCTACTTTAGGTACTGTTGCAACGTTGATCGCACTATTAGGAACAGTAATCGGGATGATTAAAGCATTCTTCGCATTAGGTTCTGGTGGTGGTACTCCAGATGCAGCTGCACTTTCTACAGGTATCTCTGAAGCCTTGATTAACACAGCATTAGGTATTGGTACTTCAGCTATCGCAATTATCCTTTATAACTACTTTACATCTAGAATTGACGGATTAACTTATAAGATCGACGAGATCGCAATGAGCATCCAGCAGTCTTTCGCTGAATTCAACTAA
- the leuS gene encoding leucine--tRNA ligase, which produces MFYDHQQIEKKWQKYWEDNQTYKTSNNTDKRKFYVLDMFPYPSGAGLHVGHPLGYIASDIYARYKRHQGFNVLHPVGYDSFGLPAEQYAIQTGQHPAITTEQNITRYEEQLRKIGFSFDWSREVRTSDASYYKWTQWIFIELFHSWYNKNTDKAESIETLIKHFEEKGTEGLNANQNDELNFTAEEWKSASEIDKEDILLNYRLAYRAETTVNWCPALGTVLANDEVKDGKSERGGFPVFQKKMMQWSMRISAYSERLLQGLKTLDWPQPLKDSQEYWIGKSQGAQVKFNVDSHDEIVEVFTTRPDTIFGATFMVLAPENPLVETIITAEQKAEVENYIEETSKKSERDRMSDVKNVSGAFTGSYAINPFSNEKMPIYISDYVLMGYGTGAVMAVPAHDERDHRFAKKFNLEIKKVVETDEDVQEASFDSKDSVCVNSDFLNGLNYNDAKSLIISAIEKKGIGHGTTNYRQRDAIFSRQRYWGEPVPIYYKDGMPYTLPNAALPLELPEVEKYLPTEDGDPPLGNAKTFAWDEANQKVVDTHLIDEKTIFPLELSTMPGWAGSSWYFLRYMDPNDQETFVKKETADYWGQVDLYIGGSEHATGHLLYSRFWNMFLKDREFISHDEPFQKLINQGMILGMSAFVYRIDGTNQYVSKNLAKDYATQAIHVDVSLLKGTSDELDTEAFKAWRPDYANAEFILEDGKYITGREVEKMSKSKYNVVNPDDICNEYGADGLRLYEMFLGPLEQSKPWNTQGLSGVYGFLKKFWNLYFDGDTFTVSDEEPTKAEYKVLHTLIKKVVYDIENFSFNTSVSSFMIAVNELQKIKCNKRNILEPLAVIISPYAPHICEELWSLLGNKESIEFEKFPVLNEDYLVEDEIEYPVSVNGKMKFKISLSAQLSAKEVEDLVIQDQKMQQILEGKTPKKIIVVHHRIVNIVI; this is translated from the coding sequence GTGTTTTACGATCATCAGCAGATAGAAAAAAAGTGGCAGAAATACTGGGAAGACAACCAAACGTATAAGACTTCCAATAACACAGACAAACGGAAATTTTATGTTCTCGATATGTTTCCGTATCCTTCAGGGGCAGGGCTTCACGTAGGTCACCCGCTGGGATATATTGCTTCCGATATTTATGCGAGATATAAAAGACATCAGGGTTTTAATGTGCTTCACCCGGTTGGTTACGACAGTTTCGGGCTTCCTGCTGAGCAATACGCCATTCAGACAGGGCAACATCCTGCGATTACAACTGAACAAAACATTACAAGATACGAAGAACAATTAAGAAAAATTGGTTTCTCTTTCGACTGGAGCAGAGAAGTAAGGACTTCTGACGCTTCTTATTATAAATGGACGCAATGGATTTTCATTGAATTGTTCCATTCCTGGTATAATAAAAATACCGACAAGGCAGAATCTATCGAAACTTTGATCAAACATTTTGAAGAAAAAGGAACGGAAGGATTAAATGCCAATCAAAATGACGAGTTAAACTTCACCGCAGAAGAATGGAAATCTGCTTCTGAAATTGATAAAGAAGATATCCTTTTAAATTACCGTTTAGCGTACAGAGCAGAAACTACGGTAAACTGGTGTCCAGCTTTAGGAACAGTTTTAGCAAACGACGAAGTAAAAGACGGAAAATCAGAAAGAGGAGGTTTCCCTGTTTTCCAAAAGAAAATGATGCAGTGGAGCATGAGAATTTCTGCTTACTCTGAAAGATTATTGCAAGGTTTAAAAACTTTAGACTGGCCACAACCGTTGAAAGATTCTCAGGAATACTGGATCGGAAAATCTCAGGGAGCGCAGGTGAAATTCAATGTTGATAGTCACGACGAAATTGTTGAGGTATTCACCACAAGACCTGATACAATCTTCGGAGCAACTTTCATGGTATTGGCTCCTGAAAATCCTTTAGTGGAAACCATTATAACAGCTGAACAAAAAGCTGAAGTAGAAAATTATATTGAAGAAACTTCTAAAAAGTCTGAAAGAGACAGAATGTCTGACGTGAAAAACGTTTCAGGTGCTTTCACGGGAAGTTATGCGATCAATCCTTTCAGCAATGAAAAGATGCCGATCTATATTTCAGATTATGTGTTGATGGGCTACGGAACGGGTGCTGTAATGGCGGTTCCTGCACATGACGAGCGTGATCACAGATTTGCGAAGAAATTTAATTTAGAAATTAAAAAAGTAGTTGAGACGGACGAAGACGTTCAGGAAGCTTCTTTTGATTCTAAAGATTCTGTTTGTGTAAATTCTGATTTCTTAAACGGTCTTAATTATAATGATGCAAAATCATTAATTATTTCTGCGATCGAGAAAAAAGGAATTGGTCACGGAACAACGAACTACAGACAGCGTGATGCTATTTTCTCAAGACAGAGATATTGGGGCGAGCCGGTTCCTATCTATTATAAGGATGGAATGCCGTATACATTACCAAATGCTGCACTACCTTTGGAACTTCCTGAAGTTGAAAAATATTTACCAACCGAAGACGGAGATCCGCCATTAGGAAATGCAAAAACTTTTGCCTGGGACGAAGCGAACCAAAAAGTTGTGGATACTCATTTAATCGACGAAAAAACTATTTTCCCATTAGAATTATCTACGATGCCGGGTTGGGCAGGGAGCTCTTGGTATTTCCTAAGATATATGGATCCGAATGATCAGGAAACTTTTGTTAAGAAAGAAACAGCTGATTATTGGGGACAAGTAGATTTATATATTGGTGGTAGCGAGCACGCGACTGGTCACTTATTATATTCTCGTTTCTGGAATATGTTCTTAAAGGACAGAGAATTCATTAGTCATGATGAGCCTTTCCAAAAACTGATTAACCAAGGAATGATTTTGGGGATGAGTGCTTTTGTATATAGAATTGATGGTACGAATCAATATGTATCTAAAAATTTAGCAAAAGATTATGCAACCCAAGCAATTCACGTTGATGTATCTTTATTAAAAGGAACTTCTGATGAGTTGGATACTGAAGCTTTCAAAGCTTGGAGACCAGATTATGCAAATGCAGAATTTATTTTAGAAGACGGGAAATATATCACAGGTCGTGAAGTAGAAAAAATGTCTAAGTCTAAATACAACGTCGTAAACCCTGATGATATTTGTAATGAATATGGAGCAGACGGTTTAAGATTGTATGAAATGTTCTTAGGTCCGTTGGAGCAATCTAAGCCTTGGAATACGCAAGGGTTAAGTGGAGTGTATGGTTTCCTTAAAAAATTCTGGAATCTGTATTTTGACGGAGATACTTTCACCGTTTCTGATGAGGAGCCGACAAAAGCTGAATATAAAGTTTTGCATACCTTAATAAAGAAGGTAGTTTACGATATCGAAAACTTCTCTTTCAATACGTCTGTATCTTCATTTATGATCGCAGTCAATGAATTGCAAAAAATAAAATGTAACAAACGCAATATTTTAGAACCTCTTGCCGTTATCATTTCTCCTTATGCGCCGCACATTTGTGAAGAGCTTTGGAGTTTATTAGGTAATAAAGAATCTATCGAATTCGAGAAATTCCCTGTGTTGAACGAGGATTACCTAGTAGAAGACGAAATTGAATATCCGGTAAGTGTAAATGGTAAAATGAAGTTCAAAATTTCACTTTCGGCTCAACTTTCGGCGAAGGAGGTGGAAGATTTGGTGATTCAGGATCAAAAAATGCAGCAAATTTTGGAAGGAAAAACACCGAAAAAAATTATTGTGGTGCATCACCGAATTGTGAATATAGTAATTTAA
- a CDS encoding lipocalin family protein, with protein MKKLALLFAGVSLLTISGCKDDVTEQVFPLVGKWQPIKEVRTVVETGEDPYSDTIDYTDCQKSSRWDFFEAGNGKRTDREEVGGACSAVADYNFSYTYDKSSTQFEIKYQGIVESEKGKVTRLDANTLNLTFEDTSDPTTYESKTITYTRIPQ; from the coding sequence ATGAAGAAATTAGCATTACTATTTGCAGGAGTATCGTTGTTAACAATTAGCGGATGTAAGGACGATGTGACTGAGCAGGTGTTTCCATTGGTAGGGAAGTGGCAGCCGATAAAAGAAGTAAGAACAGTAGTGGAAACGGGAGAAGACCCTTATTCTGATACTATTGATTATACAGACTGTCAGAAATCTTCAAGATGGGATTTCTTCGAAGCAGGGAACGGAAAAAGAACTGACAGAGAAGAGGTGGGAGGAGCTTGCAGCGCAGTGGCTGATTATAATTTTTCATATACTTATGATAAGAGTTCTACACAATTTGAAATAAAATATCAGGGAATTGTGGAATCTGAAAAAGGAAAAGTAACGCGACTTGATGCCAATACATTGAATCTTACTTTTGAGGATACTTCAGATCCGACGACATACGAATCTAAAACCATTACCTATACAAGAATTCCGCAATAA
- a CDS encoding acyltransferase family protein: protein MQDIAKNNFDFIRVLLAFIVFVGHLGYLSASQDLAFLKHSPVEVAVFAFFIVSGFLIARSYERTSTLKKYVMKRLKRILPAYWLVVILCTLLLCLVSTLSFPQYFTNIKTLKYFLWNSVFMNFMAPDLPGVFGNGAVNGALWTLKIEMCYYFLVPVLFLFFGKNNKYRNISLIIFYFLSLAYLNYFEHIGKVELSRQIPGALCYFIGGMLIYFNFDQFIKHKHTLFIIAFITVWLDLILKVKLFSPIMISIIVLYIAYSFKFLNHFGKYGDFTYGIYIFHFPIIRVFATLGLFTDYNPYFMGIICMFVVIGVGIASWHLYEKKFL from the coding sequence ATGCAAGACATCGCGAAAAATAATTTTGATTTTATCCGTGTTCTCCTCGCTTTCATCGTTTTTGTTGGTCATTTAGGGTATCTGAGTGCCTCTCAGGATTTGGCCTTTCTAAAACACAGTCCTGTAGAAGTCGCGGTTTTTGCCTTCTTTATCGTAAGTGGTTTTCTGATAGCCCGAAGCTACGAAAGAACGAGTACTTTGAAAAAATACGTAATGAAAAGGCTTAAAAGAATCCTTCCCGCTTACTGGCTGGTGGTTATCCTGTGCACTCTGCTGTTATGCCTTGTAAGCACGCTATCTTTTCCTCAGTATTTCACGAATATAAAAACGTTAAAATACTTCTTATGGAATTCGGTATTTATGAATTTTATGGCTCCGGATCTGCCTGGAGTATTCGGAAATGGAGCTGTAAACGGAGCACTTTGGACATTAAAAATTGAGATGTGCTATTACTTTCTGGTTCCCGTTTTATTTTTATTTTTCGGAAAGAACAATAAGTACCGAAACATCAGTTTAATTATATTTTACTTCCTCTCTTTAGCCTATCTGAATTATTTTGAGCATATAGGAAAGGTAGAGCTTTCAAGACAGATCCCCGGCGCACTCTGCTATTTTATCGGCGGAATGCTGATCTATTTTAATTTTGATCAATTTATTAAACATAAGCATACTCTATTTATTATTGCCTTCATAACCGTTTGGCTTGATTTAATTTTAAAAGTTAAATTATTCTCACCCATCATGATCAGCATTATCGTTCTGTACATCGCCTACTCTTTCAAGTTTTTAAACCACTTCGGAAAGTACGGAGATTTCACTTACGGAATTTATATTTTCCACTTCCCCATCATCAGAGTTTTTGCCACTTTAGGATTATTTACAGATTACAATCCTTATTTCATGGGGATTATCTGTATGTTTGTTGTTATTGGGGTAGGAATTGCATCATGGCATTTATACGAAAAGAAATTTTTATAA